One region of Vibrio sp. FE10 genomic DNA includes:
- a CDS encoding Lrp/AsnC family transcriptional regulator, translated as MDRFDERILQELKLDGRISNIELSERIGLSASATLRRVQDLERKGIIQGYRAVLDNGLMGVGFIAYVSIGLSSHSKSAQLEFEQHVSMEKEVVECHNITGANEYLLRVETKDLPGYKKFHADVLGECAQVQSITTMVVMDTPKDER; from the coding sequence ATGGATAGATTTGACGAAAGGATATTGCAAGAGCTTAAATTGGACGGCAGAATCTCCAACATTGAGCTTTCAGAACGAATTGGATTGTCGGCTTCTGCGACCCTAAGGCGAGTACAGGATCTTGAGCGCAAAGGGATCATCCAAGGTTACCGCGCGGTTCTGGATAACGGCTTAATGGGCGTTGGTTTTATTGCCTACGTTTCGATAGGTTTATCGAGCCACAGCAAATCGGCTCAGCTAGAATTTGAACAGCATGTCAGCATGGAAAAAGAGGTGGTGGAGTGCCACAACATTACCGGTGCTAACGAATATTTGCTGAGGGTAGAAACCAAAGATCTACCGGGCTATAAGAAGTTTCATGCCGATGTACTTGGGGAATGTGCTCAGGTGCAATCTATTACGACTATGGTTGTGATGGACACCCCTAAAGACGAACGCTAG
- the dsrO gene encoding sulfate reduction electron transfer complex DsrMKJOP subunit DsrO, which produces MDSLKRRFLSQFGKVSAGAALIPITGINTAVASTTIRNNNQPDRKGEVGKRYAMAIDLRKCVGCQACTVGCSVENQAPIGQFRTTVKQYEVSLDDGSTAQQDVKSFMLPRLCNHCDNAPCIKVCPVQATFQREDGIVMVDNERCVACAYCVQACPYDARFINNDTLTADKCTFCAHRLEDGLLPACVETCVGGARVIGDLKDPNSEINRLLNENQDDIKVLKPEQNTNPHVFYIGMNERFVSHIEGQPAIYDPAAIDNSSSSQKELAIATQGKQGETA; this is translated from the coding sequence ATGGACTCATTGAAAAGACGGTTTCTCAGCCAATTTGGTAAAGTTTCCGCCGGCGCTGCGCTCATTCCCATTACCGGAATCAACACCGCAGTAGCGAGCACAACCATTCGCAATAACAACCAACCTGACCGCAAAGGCGAAGTAGGTAAACGCTACGCAATGGCGATTGATTTACGTAAATGCGTTGGCTGTCAGGCATGTACTGTTGGCTGCAGCGTTGAAAACCAAGCGCCGATTGGCCAGTTCAGAACCACCGTAAAACAGTATGAAGTCTCCCTTGATGATGGTTCGACTGCTCAACAAGACGTGAAATCATTCATGTTGCCTCGCCTGTGCAATCACTGTGACAACGCACCCTGCATCAAGGTTTGCCCTGTTCAAGCGACTTTCCAGCGTGAAGACGGCATTGTGATGGTCGACAACGAACGCTGCGTAGCCTGTGCTTACTGCGTTCAAGCCTGCCCTTACGATGCTCGTTTTATTAATAACGACACACTGACTGCCGACAAATGTACCTTCTGTGCACACCGCCTTGAAGACGGCTTACTGCCCGCTTGTGTAGAAACTTGTGTCGGTGGCGCGCGCGTAATCGGTGACCTTAAAGATCCAAACAGCGAGATCAACCGTCTACTCAATGAAAACCAAGACGACATCAAGGTGCTTAAACCAGAGCAGAATACCAACCCACATGTTTTCTATATCGGCATGAACGAACGTTTCGTTAGCCACATCGAAGGCCAACCTGCGATTTATGATCCAGCCGCCATCGATAACTCATCCTCGAGCCAAAAAGAATTGGCAATCGCGACACAAGGCAAACAAGGAGAGACAGCATGA
- a CDS encoding DUF1294 domain-containing protein, producing the protein MLSSSIQIAITYLVLVAVSALFVESSKALLVWYLAIGLVTFFVYAKDKRAAINGNWRVPEKTLHILSVAGGWLGALIAQDKLRHKTQKQPFRAIYWLTMAINVASFVWTLTPSGQAIFGRWVSEIIGYL; encoded by the coding sequence ATGTTGTCTTCATCTATTCAAATCGCCATCACCTATCTGGTTCTGGTGGCGGTATCCGCGTTGTTTGTAGAAAGTTCGAAAGCGCTGTTGGTGTGGTATTTGGCTATCGGATTGGTGACGTTTTTTGTGTATGCAAAGGATAAGAGGGCGGCGATCAATGGCAATTGGCGTGTGCCTGAGAAAACGCTGCACATTTTGTCTGTTGCTGGTGGTTGGTTGGGGGCTTTGATTGCTCAAGATAAGCTGCGCCATAAAACGCAAAAACAGCCGTTCAGAGCTATCTATTGGCTGACTATGGCAATTAATGTAGCGTCGTTTGTGTGGACGTTAACCCCAAGTGGGCAGGCTATATTTGGTCGTTGGGTTAGTGAGATTATTGGATATCTTTAA
- a CDS encoding c-type cytochrome, with protein MKTLLLITATLASGIAYAEGELPDRQTELPAVEKPQDNKYLVPRDLVDIPAGEFGDKVKLGYSLFVDSQQMRGTFVGNEQNCVNCHMQAGMKANAAPLWGAYMAYPAYRKKNDKVNSYAERIQGCFTYSMNGLPPAVGSKEMVALTAYSYWLAMGGILDKNGMQDTPVPEISDANLQVGGKADSFPLPEELLSKYPIDDRSKLAGRGYPKIDNPEQEPSIARGEKVYQTSCQTCHGQNGEGIKGADGRSYLPPLWGENSFNWGAGMHRVNTAAYFIYENMPLGKSQQLSIQDAWDVAAFVNSHERPQDPRYKGDVAGNAKRYHNHQGYYGKEVDGHVLGSKAYPSGKEAIHEH; from the coding sequence ATGAAAACATTACTCTTAATTACCGCAACCCTTGCTTCTGGAATCGCTTACGCCGAAGGTGAGTTGCCCGATCGCCAAACCGAACTGCCAGCTGTTGAGAAACCTCAAGATAACAAATATCTGGTGCCACGAGACTTGGTCGATATTCCTGCAGGGGAGTTTGGCGACAAAGTAAAATTGGGTTATTCGCTGTTTGTCGATTCACAACAGATGCGTGGTACGTTCGTAGGCAATGAACAAAACTGTGTCAACTGCCACATGCAAGCGGGCATGAAGGCGAATGCGGCGCCTCTATGGGGAGCGTATATGGCCTACCCTGCTTACCGTAAGAAAAATGACAAGGTAAACAGCTACGCAGAACGTATCCAAGGCTGTTTTACTTATTCAATGAATGGCCTGCCACCAGCAGTAGGCTCAAAAGAGATGGTCGCGCTCACGGCTTATTCATATTGGCTAGCGATGGGCGGCATCTTAGACAAGAACGGCATGCAAGACACGCCTGTTCCTGAGATCAGCGATGCCAATTTACAAGTCGGAGGAAAAGCAGATAGCTTCCCTCTTCCTGAAGAACTGCTAAGCAAATACCCAATCGATGACCGCAGCAAGTTGGCAGGGCGAGGCTACCCTAAGATTGATAACCCTGAACAAGAGCCGTCAATCGCTCGTGGTGAAAAGGTTTACCAAACCAGCTGCCAAACCTGTCATGGTCAAAATGGTGAAGGTATTAAAGGGGCGGATGGTCGCTCATACTTACCGCCACTTTGGGGTGAGAATTCGTTCAACTGGGGCGCAGGTATGCACCGAGTGAACACCGCCGCGTACTTCATCTACGAAAACATGCCGCTTGGAAAAAGCCAACAGCTTTCAATTCAGGATGCATGGGATGTGGCAGCGTTTGTAAACAGCCATGAACGCCCACAAGACCCACGATACAAGGGTGATGTTGCAGGCAATGCTAAGCGTTACCACAACCACCAAGGTTACTACGGTAAAGAAGTCGACGGTCATGTATTGGGTTCAAAAGCGTACCCAAGTGGCAAGGAAGCGATTCACGAGCACTAA
- a CDS encoding tetrathionate reductase subunit A, with the protein MDNKRRQFLKTGLAAGGVGAFAAGYATTTKHMVHGAINGTAGKKTNHIHHGNSLETEYNVDEQGKISPNPNQRVAPSMCFGCWTLCGLRVRIDNRNDEILRISGNPYHPLSSDQQIPFETPVKEAYIGLSGESGINNRSTACARGNGMLEIQNSPYRITQPLKRVGKRGEGKWEPISYEQLISEITEGGDLFGEGEVEGLRSIRDIETPLDPNNPEYGPKANQLLVTNAGNEGRDDILKRFAFNSYGTRNFGHHGSYCGYAFRAGSGAIMNDLDKFSHLKPDFNNAEFILFIGMSPAQAGNPFKRQARQLAEARTNGKLSYTIVTPSLPAGSSSLAAGDRNNWLPIKPGTDSALVLGMIQWIIENQRYNHDFLSRPSAQAMQKAGTTHWCNASHLVISDETHPQNGRMLRASDIGLLETGEPMSDDDGFVALDVTTSLLASNVQVDEAALFVDQDVEIDGQTVRVKSSLQRLKEEAFKYDLAYYSEQCEIPQDQIIALAKRFTSYGTKAVVDTHGGNMHTNGFYNSFSILMLNALIGNINAKGGAMAKAGGYPTSVAGPRYDFTKFKGKTKPQGVFLSRSKFPYHKTSEYKRRVAAGESPYPTRAPWYPISAPLLTEHLSAAIDGYPYRAKAWINHMANPLYGVPGLDNLLGEKLKDPKQLGLIVSIDAFINETTALSDYLVPDTVTYESWGMATPWHGVATKSITARWPIVEPKTSRTQDGRAINLENFFIDLAKTLDLGGFGDNVIKDSQGNWHGIHSAEDFYLRSAANLAFAKGGVPNVDAEDIVWSGLERLVPVMNKTLKPEEMLKVAYIFARGGRFEDATNAYTNETMKYKWTKPLAIWNEKLGTSRNTISGEQYMGCPTWYPQKLADGTPLAEQFPVKEWPFTLTNFKSNIHSAVSNLSPRLESIKGVNPVYIHPQDASSAGIKTGDVFAIETPSSTTHALAMVIDGIKLGTLGFEHGFGHKELGERAHWIGDTQQPVKMKSNDGVNINDIGLIDPTREGKGVMLDWVVGAAARQALPAKIYKV; encoded by the coding sequence ATGGATAACAAACGTCGTCAATTTTTGAAAACAGGCCTTGCTGCCGGTGGTGTTGGAGCTTTTGCTGCAGGTTATGCGACAACCACAAAACACATGGTTCACGGTGCTATCAACGGTACTGCCGGTAAGAAAACCAATCACATCCACCACGGTAATTCGTTAGAGACGGAATACAATGTCGATGAGCAAGGTAAGATCTCGCCGAATCCAAACCAACGCGTTGCACCATCAATGTGTTTTGGTTGCTGGACACTGTGTGGCTTGCGTGTGCGTATCGATAATCGCAACGACGAGATCTTACGTATCTCAGGTAACCCGTACCACCCGCTATCAAGTGATCAGCAAATCCCGTTCGAAACGCCTGTAAAAGAGGCCTACATTGGCTTGTCTGGTGAATCAGGCATCAATAATCGCTCGACAGCCTGCGCCCGCGGTAACGGCATGTTAGAGATTCAAAACAGTCCATACCGAATCACTCAACCACTCAAACGCGTAGGTAAGCGTGGTGAAGGCAAGTGGGAACCGATCAGCTACGAACAACTTATCTCTGAGATCACCGAAGGTGGTGACTTGTTTGGTGAAGGCGAAGTCGAAGGTCTACGTTCGATTCGCGACATCGAAACACCACTTGATCCGAACAACCCTGAATACGGACCAAAAGCTAACCAACTGCTTGTGACCAATGCCGGTAATGAAGGCCGTGACGACATCTTGAAGCGCTTTGCATTTAACAGCTACGGTACTCGCAACTTTGGTCACCACGGCTCTTACTGTGGCTATGCGTTCCGCGCAGGTTCAGGTGCGATCATGAATGATCTAGACAAATTCTCGCACTTAAAGCCTGACTTCAACAACGCAGAGTTCATTCTTTTCATCGGTATGTCTCCAGCTCAAGCGGGTAATCCGTTTAAGCGCCAAGCAAGACAACTGGCTGAGGCTCGTACCAACGGAAAACTGAGCTACACCATAGTGACTCCGAGCCTTCCTGCAGGATCTTCAAGCCTTGCTGCGGGCGATCGCAACAACTGGCTACCGATCAAACCGGGCACCGATTCAGCATTAGTACTGGGCATGATCCAATGGATCATTGAGAACCAACGATACAATCACGACTTCTTGTCTCGCCCAAGCGCACAAGCGATGCAGAAAGCAGGCACCACCCATTGGTGTAATGCATCTCACCTTGTGATCAGTGACGAAACACACCCACAAAACGGGCGCATGCTTCGTGCATCGGATATAGGGTTGCTAGAAACAGGCGAACCGATGTCTGACGATGATGGATTTGTTGCACTTGATGTGACAACGTCACTACTTGCATCAAATGTTCAGGTCGATGAGGCGGCGTTGTTTGTCGATCAAGACGTAGAAATCGATGGTCAGACCGTTCGTGTTAAGTCTTCTCTACAAAGATTGAAAGAAGAAGCCTTCAAATATGACCTTGCTTACTACAGCGAGCAGTGTGAAATCCCACAAGACCAAATTATTGCGCTGGCAAAACGCTTCACTAGTTACGGTACAAAAGCAGTCGTCGATACTCATGGTGGTAACATGCACACCAACGGCTTCTACAACTCGTTCTCTATTCTGATGCTGAACGCGCTGATCGGTAACATCAACGCAAAAGGCGGGGCGATGGCTAAAGCGGGTGGCTACCCAACTTCTGTTGCAGGCCCACGTTACGACTTTACCAAGTTCAAGGGTAAGACTAAGCCACAAGGCGTGTTCTTGTCTCGCAGCAAATTCCCGTATCACAAGACCAGCGAATACAAACGTCGCGTTGCGGCCGGTGAATCACCTTACCCAACACGCGCGCCGTGGTATCCAATATCAGCACCGCTTTTAACCGAGCATTTATCAGCTGCAATTGATGGCTACCCTTACCGCGCAAAAGCGTGGATCAACCACATGGCGAATCCACTTTATGGCGTTCCGGGTTTAGACAACCTATTAGGCGAGAAGCTTAAAGATCCAAAGCAACTGGGTTTGATCGTCTCTATCGATGCCTTCATCAATGAGACAACAGCATTATCGGATTACCTCGTGCCAGACACCGTAACCTACGAAAGCTGGGGCATGGCAACACCGTGGCATGGCGTCGCGACCAAATCGATCACCGCTCGCTGGCCGATAGTTGAGCCTAAAACCTCACGTACTCAAGACGGACGTGCCATCAACTTAGAAAACTTCTTTATTGATCTGGCGAAAACTCTCGACTTGGGTGGCTTCGGCGACAACGTAATTAAAGACAGCCAAGGTAACTGGCACGGTATTCATAGCGCTGAAGATTTCTACCTTCGCTCTGCAGCTAACTTGGCATTCGCAAAAGGCGGTGTGCCGAATGTAGACGCTGAAGATATCGTTTGGTCTGGTCTAGAGCGCCTAGTGCCTGTGATGAACAAAACGCTTAAACCAGAAGAGATGCTCAAAGTGGCGTACATCTTTGCGCGTGGCGGTCGTTTCGAAGACGCAACCAATGCCTACACAAATGAAACCATGAAGTACAAATGGACCAAACCACTGGCTATTTGGAATGAAAAGCTTGGTACCTCTCGCAACACCATCAGTGGCGAGCAGTACATGGGTTGCCCGACTTGGTATCCACAAAAACTGGCAGACGGTACGCCATTGGCTGAGCAGTTCCCAGTAAAAGAGTGGCCATTTACTCTGACTAACTTTAAGTCCAACATTCACAGTGCGGTATCTAACTTGTCACCACGCTTGGAATCGATTAAAGGCGTAAACCCTGTTTACATTCACCCTCAAGACGCCTCTTCAGCGGGCATCAAAACCGGTGACGTATTTGCTATTGAAACACCAAGTTCAACCACACACGCGTTGGCGATGGTGATTGATGGCATCAAACTAGGAACATTAGGCTTTGAACACGGCTTTGGACACAAAGAGCTCGGTGAACGTGCACACTGGATTGGTGACACACAACAACCAGTGAAGATGAAGTCAAACGATGGCGTTAACATCAATGATATTGGTTTAATTGACCCGACGAGAGAAGGCAAAGGCGTCATGTTGGATTGGGTTGTAGGCGCAGCAGCAAGACAAGCGCTTCCGGCTAAGATCTACAAAGTCTAA
- a CDS encoding LysE family translocator, whose translation MPLEQLSALALFAFVSTFTPGPNNIMLMTSGANVGFARTIPHMLGIALGFAAMLLLVGFGLMGIFNAYPVSHQILKYLSLTYLVYLAIKIALSGKAKSTEAYKPMTFIGAASFQWVNPKGWSMALTAISVYSSGSSWWELAIIAAIFTLANLPSVTFWTAAGKQLQHWLTTPVRIKSFNYGMAGLLLASTIPML comes from the coding sequence ATGCCTTTAGAACAACTTAGCGCCCTAGCCTTGTTTGCGTTTGTCTCGACCTTCACGCCGGGCCCAAATAACATCATGCTCATGACATCAGGTGCCAATGTTGGCTTTGCCCGCACTATTCCGCACATGCTTGGGATAGCTCTGGGTTTTGCAGCCATGCTGTTGTTGGTTGGTTTCGGCTTAATGGGCATTTTCAACGCTTATCCTGTTTCTCACCAAATATTGAAGTACCTAAGCCTGACTTACCTTGTGTACCTAGCAATTAAGATTGCATTGAGCGGCAAAGCCAAAAGCACCGAGGCTTATAAGCCCATGACCTTCATTGGCGCGGCAAGTTTTCAGTGGGTAAACCCGAAAGGTTGGTCAATGGCACTGACTGCGATTTCTGTTTATAGCAGTGGCAGTTCATGGTGGGAGCTTGCGATCATCGCCGCGATATTCACACTAGCTAACTTGCCATCCGTGACCTTCTGGACGGCAGCAGGCAAGCAACTGCAACACTGGCTAACAACACCAGTACGTATCAAGAGTTTCAACTATGGCATGGCGGGATTGCTGTTAGCATCAACGATTCCAATGCTCTAA
- a CDS encoding c-type cytochrome yields MIKLNIKTQTLTLCIAALGSLSLSGFAQAAPNPMPEAAETCSGCHQADGKGMPNIAPMLAGLNADYLEHQLVLFSSGERQSAIMKGMADGVSDPAIRREVAEYFASLPSYEFTDLEQRGSQADIDNPYRKLVFQGDWDRNIPACATCHGPSGMGVDKFPRLASQHADYIQTQLNAWKNGTRKGDDLNMMGNIAGKLTDDEIKNLSYYFASFRY; encoded by the coding sequence ATGATTAAGCTGAACATAAAAACTCAAACTCTAACGCTTTGCATCGCTGCTCTGGGAAGCCTTTCTTTATCCGGTTTTGCACAAGCAGCGCCTAATCCAATGCCAGAAGCCGCAGAAACCTGTAGCGGTTGCCACCAAGCCGACGGGAAAGGCATGCCCAACATCGCCCCTATGCTTGCAGGGCTCAATGCTGACTACCTAGAACATCAACTGGTCTTATTCTCAAGTGGTGAGCGTCAAAGCGCGATCATGAAAGGGATGGCGGATGGTGTGTCTGATCCTGCGATTCGTCGTGAAGTTGCCGAGTACTTCGCTTCGCTTCCTTCTTATGAATTCACTGATTTAGAGCAGCGCGGCTCTCAGGCAGATATTGATAACCCTTATCGTAAGCTTGTATTCCAAGGCGATTGGGATAGAAACATTCCAGCTTGTGCAACCTGTCATGGGCCAAGTGGTATGGGCGTAGACAAGTTCCCACGCCTAGCGAGCCAGCACGCCGACTACATTCAAACTCAGCTCAACGCTTGGAAAAACGGCACTCGTAAGGGTGATGATTTGAACATGATGGGCAATATCGCCGGTAAGTTGACCGACGATGAAATCAAAAACCTGTCTTACTATTTCGCATCTTTCCGATACTAA
- the nrfD gene encoding NrfD/PsrC family molybdoenzyme membrane anchor subunit, whose translation MNITEVLVPAQEIAWLPWAVQYFFYIGSAYAAAILFLIALIFKNSTSHQFRSALVLVMAIGAIVGPLALTGDLHQPGRAWHFYAHITPWSWMSLGSLFLPLFSGLSVATAWVYLRDDIAQLKKSENPLLKRLSWLTLGQWQVSTKLMIALAAATAVSGLSIALYTGAEIAILASRPLWHQPASPLLWFTTAFFAATGLTLLIWALLPSSKPSLKPTDLALVQRTITLTGGLAIILTSIWASNHGHFNLYENDAWGINLGIMTTSILLCMILVLPLQRLSQSKLGIICVALATIVSAWAVRWVTMMEVQTIPRFDVGAFPYELPMGSAGLLGIVGMCGLWLALALFASEIVSTGSTRTTGSAPKTTSKPNQNTPSPLNRSHSL comes from the coding sequence ATGAATATCACTGAGGTGTTAGTTCCCGCTCAAGAGATCGCTTGGCTACCGTGGGCAGTTCAATATTTCTTCTACATTGGTTCGGCTTACGCAGCGGCTATTCTGTTTTTGATTGCACTGATATTCAAAAACTCTACCAGTCATCAATTCCGTTCAGCCCTTGTGCTTGTAATGGCCATCGGCGCAATTGTTGGCCCACTGGCGCTAACCGGTGACTTACACCAACCTGGCCGTGCGTGGCACTTCTACGCTCACATCACACCTTGGTCATGGATGTCATTAGGCTCTCTGTTTCTTCCTCTATTTTCTGGTCTGTCTGTCGCTACCGCATGGGTTTACCTACGCGATGACATCGCACAACTTAAAAAAAGTGAAAACCCGCTTCTAAAACGCTTGTCTTGGCTAACACTGGGGCAATGGCAGGTTTCAACAAAATTGATGATTGCACTCGCTGCTGCAACAGCAGTTTCGGGCTTAAGTATTGCGCTTTACACTGGCGCCGAGATTGCAATTTTGGCGAGCCGACCGCTTTGGCATCAACCGGCTTCCCCGCTGCTTTGGTTCACGACCGCATTCTTTGCTGCAACGGGTTTAACGCTGTTGATTTGGGCTCTACTGCCTTCAAGCAAGCCAAGCTTAAAACCAACAGACCTCGCACTGGTACAAAGAACCATTACCTTAACCGGTGGCCTTGCCATCATTCTTACGTCGATTTGGGCATCTAACCATGGTCACTTCAATCTGTATGAGAACGACGCTTGGGGCATTAATTTAGGCATCATGACTACTAGTATTTTGCTGTGCATGATCTTGGTTCTTCCGCTGCAGCGTCTATCGCAAAGCAAGCTAGGAATTATCTGTGTTGCGCTTGCGACCATCGTTTCAGCATGGGCGGTACGTTGGGTCACCATGATGGAAGTTCAAACCATTCCACGCTTTGATGTGGGTGCATTCCCGTATGAGTTGCCTATGGGTAGTGCAGGTTTACTCGGCATTGTTGGTATGTGTGGTCTTTGGTTAGCACTTGCCTTATTCGCCTCTGAAATCGTGTCTACTGGTTCTACACGAACAACTGGCTCTGCACCAAAGACAACATCGAAGCCAAACCAAAATACACCTTCACCACTTAACCGCTCACATAGCTTGTAG
- a CDS encoding LysR family transcriptional regulator, with translation MPNTNQLLLFLDVVQQGSFTKAATLHDMDNSSLSKQIKKLEQDLGVQLLNRSTRSFSLTSAGEDILAQTYVLKDTINQIQGIADSYQSEPKGVLRITSPIYFGQQYLQPIITQFMRKYPDVQIVLSLDDKIANIIAGQFDIAFRFSKLVESNLIAKKIADSNFMLVASNDFVKQHGEPKTPQDLLALPAVIYTNGDMTVDHLRISEEPHGNTFQSLTIRGNYKVSDVRTMVSCVKDGLGYGFLDQSNLYASMKELGLVTLLPDYPISTIDTAIYAVYPHRKQTKLVKEFITTVQDYIGSPTIWEKMQQG, from the coding sequence GTGCCAAATACTAATCAGTTGTTATTGTTCTTAGATGTGGTTCAACAAGGGTCGTTTACCAAAGCGGCAACCTTGCATGATATGGACAACTCATCACTCTCTAAACAGATAAAAAAGCTTGAGCAAGACTTAGGTGTGCAGTTGCTTAATCGCTCTACACGCTCGTTTTCGTTGACGTCGGCAGGGGAAGATATTCTCGCGCAAACCTATGTGCTGAAAGACACCATCAATCAGATCCAAGGCATTGCTGATTCATACCAGTCTGAACCCAAAGGTGTGCTACGAATTACGTCACCGATCTATTTTGGTCAGCAATACCTGCAACCTATCATCACGCAGTTCATGAGAAAGTACCCGGATGTTCAGATCGTGCTGTCATTGGACGACAAGATCGCCAACATTATCGCAGGGCAGTTTGATATCGCATTTCGCTTCAGCAAGCTTGTTGAATCGAATTTGATTGCCAAGAAGATTGCAGACAGTAACTTTATGTTGGTTGCCTCGAACGACTTTGTGAAGCAGCATGGTGAACCTAAGACGCCACAAGATTTGCTCGCATTACCCGCTGTGATTTATACCAATGGTGATATGACGGTCGATCATCTGAGAATCAGTGAAGAGCCGCATGGCAACACTTTCCAGAGCCTAACGATTCGTGGCAACTATAAGGTGAGTGATGTTCGCACTATGGTCTCTTGCGTAAAAGATGGCTTAGGCTATGGGTTCCTTGACCAATCAAATCTATATGCCTCAATGAAAGAACTTGGCTTGGTTACGTTGCTTCCGGATTATCCGATTTCTACAATCGATACCGCGATTTACGCTGTCTATCCGCACCGTAAGCAGACCAAACTGGTCAAAGAGTTCATCACTACGGTTCAAGATTATATTGGCTCTCCGACCATTTGGGAGAAAATGCAGCAAGGTTAG